The following proteins come from a genomic window of Daphnia carinata strain CSIRO-1 chromosome 6, CSIRO_AGI_Dcar_HiC_V3, whole genome shotgun sequence:
- the LOC130702435 gene encoding forkhead box protein P1-like isoform X7, which produces MVGERVMDPETDVDGAINLSTHQQAETQPILSDQQTTSSPTLNHNAVSQNRKESLSPETKLDEDGSPVRDPANLPILSTSTGCSSSSDSSDSSKSSSPPVIHWEPSSLLAPIHKKSEQTITSDVDPANPLAPTSLAGNHPLLMTPQGLALQQHVQQLLRDQLIHPQLQSMLLYQKQQQEKLADLGRKQLETVMQQLQEQLQLNLIQQSQLMQQRSGTGVSVTERRKSNELAQTLAGQQQQLMQQLQLTQRHYLIGLQQQQLLTSPPASAGEEAPTDKSTSGWNSKESSTSLAAGGLNVHVAASGLPTVQVTACDSPASISPMRSSADSGKMVTNGHPHGSGVYSSSHAHYQQTSSTGDMNDNLIGHHHNGGVHSFNISASNGMKNGDQQRFSSSSSTPLSSSSSSSHPLFLFGVCRWPGCESPCDDVSTFLEHLNREHVLDDRSTAQTRVQMQVVAQLELQLQKERDRLQSMMDHLNRARQQQQQAPPPKQSPVKSNGSAMRGQSGPPSGDPTNGLQQHQQHHRMSPSLAALVSATMRGVMNPSASSHPHLLLHPPTQSNHAASSMSHQNQSQSRRRLSEKPNSASNSGAVEDIRLRKRSVTERSAMDISEGLPYLLDRTGLDVHQELQRNREFYRNTDVRPPFTYASLIRQAIIESPERQLTLNEIYTWFQNTFCYFRHNAATWKNAVRHNLSLHKCFMRVENVKGAVWTVDEVEFHKRRPQRSTSGGVQSKSPSMTPSPTLFGEALNASLQAALAESNMSFLQRSQSSSSQSPMDRSSGFHHHHHMLDGPLGLGAKRVKVEALDEELSSCSMKAPPIPSEEYYCRNPAGGSSLVVVKQQQHETSGDGGGNHSSGTDNEDNNDASSTENYEPLDFKAWRAQRSASNNTSTAAASNDEEDEEDDFSNTIPGRASITVEVGPASSTRLMDANSATTGSDFMTQTVRSAK; this is translated from the exons gcCGTTTCGCAGAATCGCAAGGAATCGCTTTCGCCTGAAACCAAGTTAGACGAGGACGGTTCTCCCGTGCGTGATCCAGCAAATTTGCCGATTCTCAGCACCAGCACGGGTTGCAGTAGCAGCAGCGATAGCAGTGACAGCAGCAAAAGCAGCAGTCCACCGGTGATCCATTGGGAACCTTCATCGCTGCTCGCTCCCATCCACAAGAAGAGCGAACAAACGATTACATCCGACGTCGATCCAGCTAATCCATTAGCACCCACGTCGCTGGCCGGAAATCATCCGTTGCTCATGACGCCACAAGGACTCGCCCTGCAGCAGCACGTCCAGCAATTGCTGCGTGATCAGCTCATCCACCCTCAG ttacAGAGTATGTTGCTGTACCAGAAACAGCAACAAGAGAAACTGGCCGACCTGGGCCGCAAGCAGCTGGAGACTGTGATGCAACAGCTCCAGGAGCAGCTGCAGCTTAACTTGATCCAGCAATCTCAGTTGATGCAACAACGAAGCGGAACGGGCGTCAGCGTTACGGAGCGAAGGAAAAGCAACGAACTGGCGCAGACGTTGGctggacaacaacaacagctcATGCAACAATTGCAATTGACTCAACGTCATTACCTGATTGGACTCCAACAGCAGCAATTGCTCACATCTCCTCCCGCATCAGCTG GCGAAGAAGCACCGACAGATAAATCGACATCCGGCTGGAACAGTAAAGAATCGTCGACGTCATTGGCCGCCGGTGGATTGAACGTTCATGTTGCCGCATCCGGCCTACCGACCGTTCAGGTCACTGCGTGCGATTCACCTGCATCCATCAGTCCCATGCGGTCGTCTGCCGATTCCGGTAAAATGGTGACCAACGGTCATCCGCACGGCAGTGGCGTCTATTCGTCGTCTCACGCGCATTACCAGCAAACGAGTTCCACTGGTGACATGAACGACAATCTGATAGGTCATCATCACAACGGCGGAGTGCATTCGTTCAACATTTCCGCATCgaatggaatgaaaaatggcGATCAGCAGAGATTCTCGTCTTCTTCATCTACGCCGCTGTCGTCCTCTTCGTCGTCCTCGCATCCATTGTTCCTCTTCGGAGTGTGTCGCTGGCCCGGATGCGAATCTCCGTGTGACGACGTTTCCACCTTCTTAGA ACATTTGAACCGTGAGCATGTGCTGGACGATCGTTCGACGGCCCAGACCCGAGTTCAGATGCAGGTGGTGGCCCAGCTGGAACTTCAGCTGCAGAAAGAGCGCGATCGTCTTCAATCCATGATGGATCACTTGAATCGAGCccgccagcagcagcaacaagctCCGCCACCGAAACAGTCGCCTGTGAAAAGCAATGGATCTGCAATGCGCGGTCAATCGGGCCCTCCTTCCGGCGATCCTACCAACGGACtgcaacaacatcaacagcaTCACAGAATGTCACCTTCGTTGGCCGCTTTGGTCTCGGCCACGATGCGCGGAGTGATGAATCCTTCGGCATCGTCGCATCCTCACCTGTTGCTTCATCCGCCGACGCAGTCAAATCACGCGGCTTCTTCGATGAGCCATCAAAACCAATCGCAATCGCGCAGAAGACTGTCTGAAAAACCGAATTCCGCATCGAATTCCG GCGCCGTCGAAGATATCCGCTTGCGCAAACGGAGCGTTACTGAGCGCTCGGCTATGGATATTTCCGAAG GACTGCCTTATCTGCTTGATAGAACCGGTCTGGATGTTCATCAAG AGTTGCAGCGCAATCGTGAGTTCTATCGCAACACGGACGTCCGCCCACCCTTCACGTACGCCTCTCTCATCCGCCAG GCAATTATTGAATCTCCGGAGAGACAGTTGACGCTCAACGAGATCTACACGTGGTTCCAGAACACGTTCTGCTACTTCCGTCACAATGCCGCTACATGGAAG AACGCAGTGCGCCACAACCTGTCGCTGCACAAGTGTTTCATGCGGGTGGAGAACGTCAAAGGAGCTGTCTGGACCGTCGACGAGGTGGAGTTCCACAAACGCCGACCGCAACGGTCCACTTCGGG AGGTGTTCAGTCAAAAAGCCCCAGCATGACACCAAGTCCGACCCTTTTCGGTGAAGCTCTCAACGCAAGTCTGCAG GCCGCTTTGGCGGAGAGCAACATGAGTTTCTTACAGCGAAGTCAGTCTTCTTCGTCGCAAAGTCCAATGGATCGCTCTTCCGgctttcatcatcatcatcacatgCTGGATGGACCTTTAGGTCTCGGAGCGAAACGCGTTAAAGTCGAAGCTCTAGACGAAGAGCTAAGCAGCTGCAGCATGAAAGCGCCTCCGATCCCATCCGAAGAGTATTACTGCCGCAATCCGGCCGGAGGCAGCAGTTTAGTGGTGgtcaaacagcaacaacacgAGACTAGCGGGGATGGTGGAGGCAACCATTCCAGTGGAACCGACAACGAGGACAACAACGATGCCTCCTCAACTGAAAACTACGAACCACTTGATTTCAAAGCTTGGCGAGCCCAACGTTCAGCCAGCAACAACACATCGACCGCAGCCGCATCAAACGATGAGGAAGATGAGGAGGATGATTTCAGCAACACTATCCCTGGCCGTGCTTCCATCACGGTGGAAGTGGGTCCTGCTTCGTCCACTCGATTGATGGATGCTAATTCCGCAACCACGGGTTCCGACTTCATGACGCAAACTGTCCGCAGCGCTAAATAA
- the LOC130702435 gene encoding forkhead box protein P1-like isoform X8 has translation MVGERVMDPETDVDGAINLSTHQQAETQPILSDQQTTSSPTLNHNAVSQNRKESLSPETKLDEDGSPVRDPANLPILSTSTGCSSSSDSSDSSKSSSPPVIHWEPSSLLAPIHKKSEQTITSDVDPANPLAPTSLAGNHPLLMTPQGLALQQHVQQLLRDQLIHPQLQSMLLYQKQQQEKLADLGRKQLETVMQQLQEQLQLNLIQQSQLMQQRSGTGVSVTERRKSNELAQTLAGQQQQLMQQLQLTQRHYLIGLQQQQLLTSPPASAGEEAPTDKSTSGWNSKESSTSLAAGGLNVHVAASGLPTVQVTACDSPASISPMRSSADSGKMVTNGHPHGSGVYSSSHAHYQQTSSTGDMNDNLIGHHHNGGVHSFNISASNGMKNGDQQRFSSSSSTPLSSSSSSSHPLFLFGVCRWPGCESPCDDVSTFLEHLNREHVLDDRSTAQTRVQMQVVAQLELQLQKERDRLQSMMDHLNRARQQQQQAPPPKQSPVKSNGSAMRGQSGPPSGDPTNGLQQHQQHHRMSPSLAALVSATMRGVMNPSASSHPHLLLHPPTQSNHAASSMSHQNQSQSRRRLSEKPNSASNSGAVEDIRLRKRSVTERSAMDISEELQRNREFYRNTDVRPPFTYASLIRQAIIESPERQLTLNEIYTWFQNTFCYFRHNAATWKNAVRHNLSLHKCFMRVENVKGAVWTVDEVEFHKRRPQRSTSGGVQSKSPSMTPSPTLFGEALNASLQAALAESNMSFLQRSQSSSSQSPMDRSSGFHHHHHMLDGPLGLGAKRVKVEALDEELSSCSMKAPPIPSEEYYCRNPAGGSSLVVVKQQQHETSGDGGGNHSSGTDNEDNNDASSTENYEPLDFKAWRAQRSASNNTSTAAASNDEEDEEDDFSNTIPGRASITVEVGPASSTRLMDANSATTGSDFMTQTVRSAK, from the exons gcCGTTTCGCAGAATCGCAAGGAATCGCTTTCGCCTGAAACCAAGTTAGACGAGGACGGTTCTCCCGTGCGTGATCCAGCAAATTTGCCGATTCTCAGCACCAGCACGGGTTGCAGTAGCAGCAGCGATAGCAGTGACAGCAGCAAAAGCAGCAGTCCACCGGTGATCCATTGGGAACCTTCATCGCTGCTCGCTCCCATCCACAAGAAGAGCGAACAAACGATTACATCCGACGTCGATCCAGCTAATCCATTAGCACCCACGTCGCTGGCCGGAAATCATCCGTTGCTCATGACGCCACAAGGACTCGCCCTGCAGCAGCACGTCCAGCAATTGCTGCGTGATCAGCTCATCCACCCTCAG ttacAGAGTATGTTGCTGTACCAGAAACAGCAACAAGAGAAACTGGCCGACCTGGGCCGCAAGCAGCTGGAGACTGTGATGCAACAGCTCCAGGAGCAGCTGCAGCTTAACTTGATCCAGCAATCTCAGTTGATGCAACAACGAAGCGGAACGGGCGTCAGCGTTACGGAGCGAAGGAAAAGCAACGAACTGGCGCAGACGTTGGctggacaacaacaacagctcATGCAACAATTGCAATTGACTCAACGTCATTACCTGATTGGACTCCAACAGCAGCAATTGCTCACATCTCCTCCCGCATCAGCTG GCGAAGAAGCACCGACAGATAAATCGACATCCGGCTGGAACAGTAAAGAATCGTCGACGTCATTGGCCGCCGGTGGATTGAACGTTCATGTTGCCGCATCCGGCCTACCGACCGTTCAGGTCACTGCGTGCGATTCACCTGCATCCATCAGTCCCATGCGGTCGTCTGCCGATTCCGGTAAAATGGTGACCAACGGTCATCCGCACGGCAGTGGCGTCTATTCGTCGTCTCACGCGCATTACCAGCAAACGAGTTCCACTGGTGACATGAACGACAATCTGATAGGTCATCATCACAACGGCGGAGTGCATTCGTTCAACATTTCCGCATCgaatggaatgaaaaatggcGATCAGCAGAGATTCTCGTCTTCTTCATCTACGCCGCTGTCGTCCTCTTCGTCGTCCTCGCATCCATTGTTCCTCTTCGGAGTGTGTCGCTGGCCCGGATGCGAATCTCCGTGTGACGACGTTTCCACCTTCTTAGA ACATTTGAACCGTGAGCATGTGCTGGACGATCGTTCGACGGCCCAGACCCGAGTTCAGATGCAGGTGGTGGCCCAGCTGGAACTTCAGCTGCAGAAAGAGCGCGATCGTCTTCAATCCATGATGGATCACTTGAATCGAGCccgccagcagcagcaacaagctCCGCCACCGAAACAGTCGCCTGTGAAAAGCAATGGATCTGCAATGCGCGGTCAATCGGGCCCTCCTTCCGGCGATCCTACCAACGGACtgcaacaacatcaacagcaTCACAGAATGTCACCTTCGTTGGCCGCTTTGGTCTCGGCCACGATGCGCGGAGTGATGAATCCTTCGGCATCGTCGCATCCTCACCTGTTGCTTCATCCGCCGACGCAGTCAAATCACGCGGCTTCTTCGATGAGCCATCAAAACCAATCGCAATCGCGCAGAAGACTGTCTGAAAAACCGAATTCCGCATCGAATTCCG GCGCCGTCGAAGATATCCGCTTGCGCAAACGGAGCGTTACTGAGCGCTCGGCTATGGATATTTCCGAAG AGTTGCAGCGCAATCGTGAGTTCTATCGCAACACGGACGTCCGCCCACCCTTCACGTACGCCTCTCTCATCCGCCAG GCAATTATTGAATCTCCGGAGAGACAGTTGACGCTCAACGAGATCTACACGTGGTTCCAGAACACGTTCTGCTACTTCCGTCACAATGCCGCTACATGGAAG AACGCAGTGCGCCACAACCTGTCGCTGCACAAGTGTTTCATGCGGGTGGAGAACGTCAAAGGAGCTGTCTGGACCGTCGACGAGGTGGAGTTCCACAAACGCCGACCGCAACGGTCCACTTCGGG AGGTGTTCAGTCAAAAAGCCCCAGCATGACACCAAGTCCGACCCTTTTCGGTGAAGCTCTCAACGCAAGTCTGCAG GCCGCTTTGGCGGAGAGCAACATGAGTTTCTTACAGCGAAGTCAGTCTTCTTCGTCGCAAAGTCCAATGGATCGCTCTTCCGgctttcatcatcatcatcacatgCTGGATGGACCTTTAGGTCTCGGAGCGAAACGCGTTAAAGTCGAAGCTCTAGACGAAGAGCTAAGCAGCTGCAGCATGAAAGCGCCTCCGATCCCATCCGAAGAGTATTACTGCCGCAATCCGGCCGGAGGCAGCAGTTTAGTGGTGgtcaaacagcaacaacacgAGACTAGCGGGGATGGTGGAGGCAACCATTCCAGTGGAACCGACAACGAGGACAACAACGATGCCTCCTCAACTGAAAACTACGAACCACTTGATTTCAAAGCTTGGCGAGCCCAACGTTCAGCCAGCAACAACACATCGACCGCAGCCGCATCAAACGATGAGGAAGATGAGGAGGATGATTTCAGCAACACTATCCCTGGCCGTGCTTCCATCACGGTGGAAGTGGGTCCTGCTTCGTCCACTCGATTGATGGATGCTAATTCCGCAACCACGGGTTCCGACTTCATGACGCAAACTGTCCGCAGCGCTAAATAA
- the LOC130702435 gene encoding forkhead box protein P2-like isoform X4, translated as MVGERVMDPETDVDGAINLSTHQQAETQPILSDQQTTSSPTLNHNAVSQNRKESLSPETKLDEDGSPVRDPANLPILSTSTGCSSSSDSSDSSKSSSPPVIHWEPSSLLAPIHKKSEQTITSDVDPANPLAPTSLAGNHPLLMTPQGLALQQHVQQLLRDQLIHPQLQSMLLYQKQQQEKLADLGRKQLETVMQQLQEQLQLNLIQQSQLMQQRSGTGVSVTERRKSNELAQTLAGQQQQLMQQLQLTQRHYLIGLQQQQLLTSPPASAGEEAPTDKSTSGWNSKESSTSLAAGGLNVHVAASGLPTVQVTACDSPASISPMRSSADSGKMVTNGHPHGSGVYSSSHAHYQQTSSTGDMNDNLIGHHHNGGVHSFNISASNGMKNGDQQRFSSSSSTPLSSSSSSSHPLFLFGVCRWPGCESPCDDVSTFLEHLNREHVLDDRSTAQTRVQMQVVAQLELQLQKERDRLQSMMDHLNRARQQQQQAPPPKQSPVKSNGSAMRGQSGPPSGDPTNGLQQHQQHHRMSPSLAALVSATMRGVMNPSASSHPHLLLHPPTQSNHAASSMSHQNQSQSRRRLSEKPNSASNSGAVEDIRLRKRSVTERSAMDISEELQRNREFYRNTDVRPPFTYASLIRQAIIESPERQLTLNEIYTWFQNTFCYFRHNAATWKNAIRTNLSLHKCFVRYEDDFGSYWMVDDAEFVRRRHLARGRPRKFEIPAAAAAAAAAAVQHHQLQLNLNRPPSPHPLQPPTPSTLVRNRSADGATAESAQCLVLTDGRNVISRSACARRAKITAQGVQSKSPSMTPSPTLFGEALNASLQAALAESNMSFLQRSQSSSSQSPMDRSSGFHHHHHMLDGPLGLGAKRVKVEALDEELSSCSMKAPPIPSEEYYCRNPAGGSSLVVVKQQQHETSGDGGGNHSSGTDNEDNNDASSTENYEPLDFKAWRAQRSASNNTSTAAASNDEEDEEDDFSNTIPGRASITVEVGPASSTRLMDANSATTGSDFMTQTVRSAK; from the exons gcCGTTTCGCAGAATCGCAAGGAATCGCTTTCGCCTGAAACCAAGTTAGACGAGGACGGTTCTCCCGTGCGTGATCCAGCAAATTTGCCGATTCTCAGCACCAGCACGGGTTGCAGTAGCAGCAGCGATAGCAGTGACAGCAGCAAAAGCAGCAGTCCACCGGTGATCCATTGGGAACCTTCATCGCTGCTCGCTCCCATCCACAAGAAGAGCGAACAAACGATTACATCCGACGTCGATCCAGCTAATCCATTAGCACCCACGTCGCTGGCCGGAAATCATCCGTTGCTCATGACGCCACAAGGACTCGCCCTGCAGCAGCACGTCCAGCAATTGCTGCGTGATCAGCTCATCCACCCTCAG ttacAGAGTATGTTGCTGTACCAGAAACAGCAACAAGAGAAACTGGCCGACCTGGGCCGCAAGCAGCTGGAGACTGTGATGCAACAGCTCCAGGAGCAGCTGCAGCTTAACTTGATCCAGCAATCTCAGTTGATGCAACAACGAAGCGGAACGGGCGTCAGCGTTACGGAGCGAAGGAAAAGCAACGAACTGGCGCAGACGTTGGctggacaacaacaacagctcATGCAACAATTGCAATTGACTCAACGTCATTACCTGATTGGACTCCAACAGCAGCAATTGCTCACATCTCCTCCCGCATCAGCTG GCGAAGAAGCACCGACAGATAAATCGACATCCGGCTGGAACAGTAAAGAATCGTCGACGTCATTGGCCGCCGGTGGATTGAACGTTCATGTTGCCGCATCCGGCCTACCGACCGTTCAGGTCACTGCGTGCGATTCACCTGCATCCATCAGTCCCATGCGGTCGTCTGCCGATTCCGGTAAAATGGTGACCAACGGTCATCCGCACGGCAGTGGCGTCTATTCGTCGTCTCACGCGCATTACCAGCAAACGAGTTCCACTGGTGACATGAACGACAATCTGATAGGTCATCATCACAACGGCGGAGTGCATTCGTTCAACATTTCCGCATCgaatggaatgaaaaatggcGATCAGCAGAGATTCTCGTCTTCTTCATCTACGCCGCTGTCGTCCTCTTCGTCGTCCTCGCATCCATTGTTCCTCTTCGGAGTGTGTCGCTGGCCCGGATGCGAATCTCCGTGTGACGACGTTTCCACCTTCTTAGA ACATTTGAACCGTGAGCATGTGCTGGACGATCGTTCGACGGCCCAGACCCGAGTTCAGATGCAGGTGGTGGCCCAGCTGGAACTTCAGCTGCAGAAAGAGCGCGATCGTCTTCAATCCATGATGGATCACTTGAATCGAGCccgccagcagcagcaacaagctCCGCCACCGAAACAGTCGCCTGTGAAAAGCAATGGATCTGCAATGCGCGGTCAATCGGGCCCTCCTTCCGGCGATCCTACCAACGGACtgcaacaacatcaacagcaTCACAGAATGTCACCTTCGTTGGCCGCTTTGGTCTCGGCCACGATGCGCGGAGTGATGAATCCTTCGGCATCGTCGCATCCTCACCTGTTGCTTCATCCGCCGACGCAGTCAAATCACGCGGCTTCTTCGATGAGCCATCAAAACCAATCGCAATCGCGCAGAAGACTGTCTGAAAAACCGAATTCCGCATCGAATTCCG GCGCCGTCGAAGATATCCGCTTGCGCAAACGGAGCGTTACTGAGCGCTCGGCTATGGATATTTCCGAAG AGTTGCAGCGCAATCGTGAGTTCTATCGCAACACGGACGTCCGCCCACCCTTCACGTACGCCTCTCTCATCCGCCAG GCAATTATTGAATCTCCGGAGAGACAGTTGACGCTCAACGAGATCTACACGTGGTTCCAGAACACGTTCTGCTACTTCCGTCACAATGCCGCTACATGGAAG AATGCCATCCGCACCAATCTCTCGCTGCACAAATGCTTCGTTCGATACGAAGACGACTTTGGCTCGTATTGGATGGTTGACGATGCCGAATTCGTCCGACGACGTCACTTGGCACGCGGCCGGCCTCGCAAATTCGAAATTCCCGCAGCAGCCGCAGCTGCAGCCGCCGCCGCTGTCCAACACCATCAGCTTCAGCTAAATCTAAATCGTCCGCCTTCCCCACATCCGCTGCAACCACCTACACCGTCAACACTAGTCCGAAATCGCAGCGCTGACGGAGCGACAGCTGAATCTGCCCAATGTCTGGTCTTAACTGACGGAAGGAACGTAATCAGCCGCTCTGCTTGCGCACGTCGCGCTAAAATAACGGCTCA AGGTGTTCAGTCAAAAAGCCCCAGCATGACACCAAGTCCGACCCTTTTCGGTGAAGCTCTCAACGCAAGTCTGCAG GCCGCTTTGGCGGAGAGCAACATGAGTTTCTTACAGCGAAGTCAGTCTTCTTCGTCGCAAAGTCCAATGGATCGCTCTTCCGgctttcatcatcatcatcacatgCTGGATGGACCTTTAGGTCTCGGAGCGAAACGCGTTAAAGTCGAAGCTCTAGACGAAGAGCTAAGCAGCTGCAGCATGAAAGCGCCTCCGATCCCATCCGAAGAGTATTACTGCCGCAATCCGGCCGGAGGCAGCAGTTTAGTGGTGgtcaaacagcaacaacacgAGACTAGCGGGGATGGTGGAGGCAACCATTCCAGTGGAACCGACAACGAGGACAACAACGATGCCTCCTCAACTGAAAACTACGAACCACTTGATTTCAAAGCTTGGCGAGCCCAACGTTCAGCCAGCAACAACACATCGACCGCAGCCGCATCAAACGATGAGGAAGATGAGGAGGATGATTTCAGCAACACTATCCCTGGCCGTGCTTCCATCACGGTGGAAGTGGGTCCTGCTTCGTCCACTCGATTGATGGATGCTAATTCCGCAACCACGGGTTCCGACTTCATGACGCAAACTGTCCGCAGCGCTAAATAA